From one bacterium genomic stretch:
- a CDS encoding TlpA family protein disulfide reductase: protein MLKGLLLLAAVFVVLQSSGAAGRNWTLANVNGGDYELSEQAAGQPSLLIFWATWCKPCKAELDNMRSTFDDLRRRGMNVLLVSEDNQKSKSRVKPYLDSKNYGFTGLLDPDGEVLKLYGGTSIPFIVMLDGNGTPVFENRGELKDPSAMLAKANQLLETASD from the coding sequence ATGCTGAAAGGCCTTCTCCTTCTTGCCGCCGTGTTTGTTGTACTACAGTCATCAGGAGCAGCAGGGCGAAACTGGACACTTGCGAATGTGAATGGCGGAGACTATGAACTTTCAGAACAGGCCGCCGGTCAACCGAGTCTTTTGATCTTTTGGGCAACGTGGTGCAAGCCATGCAAAGCAGAATTGGACAACATGCGAAGCACTTTTGACGACTTGCGTCGACGCGGCATGAACGTTCTGTTGGTGTCAGAGGATAACCAAAAATCAAAGAGTAGGGTAAAGCCGTATCTTGATTCTAAGAACTATGGTTTCACAGGACTATTGGATCCTGATGGAGAAGTGCTTAAGCTGTACGGGGGAACTTCAATACCGTTTATCGTAATGCTGGATGGAAATGGAACACCGGTTTTTGAGAATCGGGGTGAATTGAAAGATCCATCGGCAATGCTAGCAAAGGCAAATCAACTATTAGAGACGGCAAGTGATTAA
- the selA gene encoding L-seryl-tRNA(Sec) selenium transferase, which translates to MADTGDARRKLPGVDKILERPEFDTFRGKVSNTRLSQIIRQEIEKARKSIEKGGEVQSVDSIAGRVFASVEDLLDASPKRVINCTGIILHTGLGRAPLSRGAIDSLLVSCGYCDLEVDMQTGLRGNRQEKLQSLLAWLTGSEGALVVNNNAAALYLVLHELASGKEVIVSRGQLIEIGGSFRLPEIMSRSGAKLVEVGTTNRTRADDFRSAIGRKSAMLLRAYPSNYRIEGFSESVSVAELAKIARSHNLICVDDLGGGLLWDWAKLGLPEEPNVTQSLEEGADLVLVSGDKVLGGPQAGIILGRKELITKLRRSPLARILRPGKLEIAALASTLKSFLHPSRPSIEIPTWRMLTEPVAITAARAEKLKQKLGSHPRWTELSVIESSAQAGSGTMPVTPLPSVAVSALPKSFSASRWAKQLRNTDIPVIGIIKDEVVLFNMRTVADEEVELLGEQILNSIK; encoded by the coding sequence ATGGCTGATACGGGTGATGCTCGGCGGAAATTACCAGGTGTGGATAAGATTCTTGAACGCCCCGAATTTGATACTTTTCGTGGCAAAGTATCGAACACTCGTCTTAGTCAAATAATAAGACAGGAGATCGAGAAGGCCAGGAAATCTATCGAAAAAGGCGGCGAGGTACAAAGCGTCGACTCCATTGCTGGGCGGGTGTTTGCAAGTGTTGAGGATCTCCTCGACGCAAGTCCGAAGCGTGTCATAAACTGTACGGGTATAATACTCCACACGGGATTGGGACGGGCACCATTGTCACGCGGTGCGATTGACTCACTTTTAGTGTCATGTGGTTACTGCGATCTCGAAGTCGACATGCAGACAGGCCTCCGCGGGAACAGGCAGGAGAAGCTTCAATCATTGCTCGCGTGGCTGACGGGATCCGAAGGCGCACTAGTCGTTAACAACAATGCGGCTGCGTTGTATCTGGTTCTGCACGAATTAGCTTCCGGCAAGGAAGTCATCGTCTCGAGGGGGCAGTTGATCGAAATTGGCGGAAGCTTCAGACTTCCAGAAATCATGTCACGTTCCGGTGCTAAACTTGTTGAAGTGGGCACGACCAATCGAACTCGTGCTGACGACTTTCGAAGTGCCATTGGCCGCAAATCCGCCATGCTTCTCAGGGCTTATCCTTCGAATTATCGCATTGAAGGCTTCTCGGAAAGCGTCAGTGTTGCCGAACTCGCAAAGATCGCAAGATCGCATAATCTGATTTGTGTTGATGATTTAGGTGGGGGATTGCTCTGGGATTGGGCAAAGCTCGGACTTCCAGAAGAGCCGAACGTCACACAGAGTCTGGAGGAAGGTGCTGATCTAGTTCTCGTGTCAGGTGACAAAGTTCTTGGTGGCCCTCAGGCAGGTATCATTTTGGGACGAAAAGAGCTTATTACGAAACTCAGGCGCTCACCGCTTGCAAGGATTCTTCGCCCCGGAAAGCTTGAGATCGCAGCACTTGCTTCAACACTCAAGAGCTTCTTACATCCAAGTCGGCCGTCGATTGAAATACCGACTTGGCGGATGCTGACTGAACCTGTCGCAATAACTGCTGCACGGGCGGAGAAACTCAAGCAAAAGTTAGGTTCGCATCCACGCTGGACGGAGCTAAGTGTCATCGAATCATCCGCACAAGCCGGATCAGGGACAATGCCTGTGACGCCACTTCCTTCAGTTGCAGTATCTGCGTTACCTAAGAGTTTCTCAGCATCCAGATGGGCCAAGCAACTAAGGAATACTGATATTCCCGTAATTGGAATTATAAAGGACGAAGTTGTACTGTTCAACATGCGTACAGTTGCGGATGAAGAAGTTGAATTGCTTGGTGAACAGATACTGAATTCGATTAAATAG